In the genome of Geotrypetes seraphini chromosome 16, aGeoSer1.1, whole genome shotgun sequence, one region contains:
- the AP1G2 gene encoding AP-1 complex subunit gamma-like 2: protein MLPPLKVQELIRMIRTAKTQAQERDIIQKECADIRTFFREEDGLYRHRNVAKLLYMHMLGYPAHFGQMECLKLIASPKFTDKRIGYLGAMLLLDERQDAHLLITNSIKTDLNSSVQQIQGLALCTLGCMGSSEMCRDLASEVEHLLQTSNSYLKKKAVLCAVHIVRKVPDLIEMFLPACKQLLTERNHGVLHGTALLMMEICQCSPSVLPKLRKLVPQLVQKLKNIVMSGYSPEHSVSGVSDPFLQVQILRLLRILGQNDEASSDVMNDTLAQVATNTDTNRNAGNAILYETVLTIMDIKSASGLRVLAVNILGRFLLNNDKNIRYVALTSLLKLVQTDHTAVQRHRSTIVDCLKDPDASVNRRSLELSFALVNASNVRGMMKELQQFLERCVPEIKSDCTSGIFLAAEKYAPSKRWHIDTIMEVLTKAGGYVRDDAVANLIHLISSASELHAYTVQKLYSALVMDISQQPLVQVATWCIGEYGDQLLAGNCEEIQSIQVLEDDVLDILEKVLHSHMSLPATRAYALTAIMKLSTRLRENIDRVRRVVSIFGSCSDLELQQRAVEYNALFKKFDHIRMAVLEKMPLLDKALPGQNEEEEERGPVTEAASIEKNPAGQNDPPQPSQVTDLLDLLGALDNSSPVPVPQPVPEVLSADSTLLDLLGAPSKPDTLPPLTVYNKNGLQISFTFQKAATNPALLNIAASVTNSTAADVTDFVFQAAVPKTLQLQLQAPSGNMVPALNSSAVTQLIQVLNPQKVPLKMRLRLTYSHFGSAMQEVCEVNSFPPVTWQ from the exons ATGGAGTGCCTCAAGTTGATTGCATCTCCAAAATTTACAGACAAACGGATTGGCTATCTTGGAGCTATGTTGCTATTGGATGAGAGGCAAGACGCTCATCTTCTCATCACCAATAGCATCAAAAC GGACTTGAACAGCAGTGTCCAGCAAATCCAGGGCCTGGCTCTCTGCACTTTGGGATGCATGGGATCGTCTGAGATGTGTCGCGATCTGGCCAGCGAAGTGGAACACCTCCTACAGACTTCAAACTCCTACCTCAAGAAAAAG GCAGTACTCTGTGCTGTCCACATCGTCCGGAAGGTTCCAGATCTGATTGAGATGTTTCTGCCAGCTTGCAAACAGTTGCTAACAGAGAGGAACCATG GTGTATTACATGGGACTGCTTTGCTCATGATGGAGATCTGCCAGTGTAGTCCAAGTGTCCTGCCAAAGTTACGAAAG CTGGTACCACAGCTTGTACAGAAGTTAAAAAACATTGTGATGTCAGGATATTCTCCAGAGCACAGTGTATCAGGAGTCAGCGATCCTTTTCTACAG GTTCAGATCCTGCGCCTCCTGAGGATTTTGGGTCAGAATGATGAAGCCAGTAGTGATGTGATGAATGACACCTTAGCACAG GTGGCCACAAATACAGACACAAATCGAAATGCTGGGAATGCAATTCTGTACGAGACTGTCTTGACCATCATGGACATCAAATCCGCCAGTGGACTTCGG GTTCTGGCAGTGAATATTTTGGGCCGGTTCCTGCTGAACAATGATAAAAATATCAG gtATGTGGCACTCACCTCCCTCCTGAAGCTTGTGCAGACGGATCACACAGCTGTACAAAGACACCGAAGTACCATTGTAGACTGTCTCAAGGACCCTGATGCATCTGTCAACAG GAGGTCCCTTGAGCTCAGCTTTGCACTAGTGAATGCCTCCAACGTGCGAGGAATGATGAAAGAGCTTCAGCAATTCTTGGAGCGCTGTGTGCCGGAGATTAAGTCTGATTGCACTTCTGGAATCTTCCTAGCTGCCGAAAA GTACGCCCCATCCAAGCGCTGGCACATTGACACCATTATGGAGGTTCTGACTAAG GCTGGCGGCTACGTTCGCGATGATGCTGTTGCTAACCTTATCCACCTCATCAGCAGTGCTAGTGAGCTCCATGCATACACAGTCCAGAAACTGTACAGTGCCTTGGTGATGGATATTTCACAG cagccaCTTGTGCAGGTTGCCACCTGGTGCATTGGGGAATACGGGGACCAATTACTGGCTGGAAACTGTGAAGAAATTCAGTCCATCCAG GTGTTGGAGGATGATGTTTTGGACATACTCGAGAAGGTACTTCACTCCCACATGTCGCTGCCCGCCACTCGTGCCTACGCGCTCACCGCAATCATGAAATTAAGCACGAGACTGCGGGAGAATATTGA CCGCGTTCGCAGAGTGGTCTCTATCTTTGGCAGCTGCTCGGACCTGGAGTTGCAGCAGAGGGCCGTGGAGTACAATGCCCTGTtcaagaaatttgatcacataaG AATGGCAGTGCTGGAGAAAATGCCCCTGCTGGACAAGGCCCTTCCAGGGCAGaatgaagaggaggaagagcGGGGCCCAGTGACAGAGGCAGCCAGCATTGAAAAGAATCCTGCAGGTCAGAACGATCCACCGCAGCCCAGCCAG GTCACTGATCTTCTGGACCTCTTGGGAGCACTGGATAACTCCTCACCTGTCCCGGTACCTCAGCCGGTCCCTGAAGTTCTTTCAGCTGACTCGACTTTGCTGGATCTTCTGGGAGCACCGTCCAAGCCAG ACACGCTCCCTCCTCTCACTGTGTACAATAAAAATGGTTTGCAGATTAGTTTCACCTTCCAGAAAGCAGCCACCAACCCTGCCCTCCTCAACATCGCTGCCTCCGTCACCAACTCCACAGCTGCTGATGTGACCGACTTCGTCTTCCAGGCTGCAGTACCCAAG ACGCTCCAGCTCCAGCTGCAGGCTCCCAGTGGGAACATGGTGCCGGCACTGAACAGCTCTGCTGTGACACAGCTCATCCAGGTCTTAAACCCTCAGAAG GTCCCTCTGAAGATGAGGCTACGGCTCACATACTCTCATTTTGGGAGCGCTATGCAGGAGGTCTGTGAGGTCAACAGCTTCCCTCCAGTTACCTGGCAGTAA